The genomic DNA AAAAATATTGTAGTAGAGGAATAAATATTTAATTTTTACTCTTTAATGTAAATAAGTTAACTGTTTATATTTAAAATTTTTGATAGTTTTAGAATGATTGATATGTGTATGTGCGACGAAATAGGAGATTATAAGCAAAAATTAAAAGATCAGATTAAATGGGCTTATGGAAATATTGTATATGCACATACATGTCATCGTAAGATGGCAGAGCGTTATCAAAAACGTCATAAATTATGGCAATTGGTTCAGATAATATTATCAGTTATTGTTAGCGGGTCAATTATTTCTACGTTATTTTATGATGCTTATTATTGCAAAGTGGTTAGTTCATTATTTGCAATTTTATTGACAATAATTAACCTGTATTTAAAAAAATATACATTAGTTGAGGATGCAGAAAAACATCAGAAATCAGCTAATGAGCTTTGGAGAGTAAGAGAGGCATATATTTCTTTGCTTGTCGATTTACGTTCATTAGATACCACTGAAATAGTTACAAAAAGAAATGATCTTCAAAATTGGACTTATGAAATATATAAAAGCTCATTAAAGACAGATTATAAAAGTTATAAAGAGGCTCGTAAGGCATTAAAAAAGAAAGAAGAACAAACTTTTGATGAAAAAGAAATAGACATTATGTTACCAAATTCATTGAGAAAAAATTAAATTCTGGAGATTTGGAGTAAATGTCAATTGCTAGTATGTTTGAAGATTTTTTAACCAATTTAAGAGTTGATAATGCTGATGAAATATCACGGCGCTATGAAACAATTACTTGTTCTCTTAATAAAAGATTTAGAAATAATGATGAAAAATTTCGTAATCGTCTGCAGGTTGGGTCATACGGCAGATTTACAGCTATTAAAGGTATTTCAGATTTAGATATGCTTTATATTATGCCTGATTCAACAAGGGGTAATTATTGGTTACATGGACAATATAAGCTTTTAAGTGAAGTAAAAGAAGCTATTCAAAAAAGATATTCTTCAACTAATATAAAAGTTGATAGATTAGTTGTATGTGTGACTTTTACAAATTTTTATATTGAGGTTCAACCTGTTTTTGAACAAGAAGATGGCAGTTTTTTATACCCAGATACATATTGTGGCGGAAGTTGGAAAAAAACTGATCCCAGAAAAGAAATTCAAGCAACAAAAGAGTTTGATAACCAAATTTTTCGGCATCTTTGTAAAATGGTTAGAGCATGGAAAAATAAGTGTGGTGTAGTTATGGGGGGACTACTTATAGACACATTAGTGTATAATTTTTTACGTGATAATCGTAATTATGATGGTAAAAGCTATTCCGTTTATCATTTGTTAAGTTTAAAATTTTTTGAATTTATAGCGGGTCTAGCTGATCAAGAGTATTTTTTAGCATTAGGAAGCAATCAGAGAGTTAAAGTTACAAGTAAATTTCAAAGAGAAGCAAAAAAGGCATATGATCTTTGTCTTGATGCAATTGAATCAGATGAAGATCATATTGCTTATAAGAAATGGAGGAAAATATATGGATATTATTTTCCTGCTCCAGCCAGAAATATTGCTAATGAATCTTTATCCTTACCTTACTCTTTTGAGAATACAGAGGAATTTATTGAAAGGGATTTTTCAGTAGACATTCGTTATAGTTTAGAGCTGGATTGCATAGTTACTCAGAATGGGTATAGACCGTTTTTTTTAAGATTGTTTAAAGGTTTTTTAGCGGCAAATAAAGACCTTGAATTCAATGCCTCTAATATTGATGTTCCTTGCCCCTATATATTAAAATGGAAGGTTTTGAATATAGGTCGAGAAGCAGAAAGAAAAAATTGTATTCGAGGGCAAATTTTTGATGATAAAGGGTATAAGCAGATTAAAGAAAAAACAAGCTTCTCAGGCAATCATTTAGTAGAATGTTATGTTATAAAAGATAATGTGGTAGTAGCAAGACAAAGTATTATTGTTCCTATTGAGATAAAATAATTTTTGTTTCTGTAAATTTTTTAAGATAATTTATTGCTTGTTTTACGTTTTATCTCAGTAATAAATCTCATTCTATCCCCATTAAATAAAAAATGAGGATTTATAAAATAATCTCCCATACGTTTTGATTTTGCAAGTATTTGAGATTTCACAAGTTCGTTTAAACCTTTTCT from Commensalibacter oyaizuii includes the following:
- a CDS encoding SLATT domain-containing protein, translated to MIDMCMCDEIGDYKQKLKDQIKWAYGNIVYAHTCHRKMAERYQKRHKLWQLVQIILSVIVSGSIISTLFYDAYYCKVVSSLFAILLTIINLYLKKYTLVEDAEKHQKSANELWRVREAYISLLVDLRSLDTTEIVTKRNDLQNWTYEIYKSSLKTDYKSYKEARKALKKKEEQTFDEKEIDIMLPNSLRKN
- a CDS encoding SMODS domain-containing nucleotidyltransferase, producing the protein MSIASMFEDFLTNLRVDNADEISRRYETITCSLNKRFRNNDEKFRNRLQVGSYGRFTAIKGISDLDMLYIMPDSTRGNYWLHGQYKLLSEVKEAIQKRYSSTNIKVDRLVVCVTFTNFYIEVQPVFEQEDGSFLYPDTYCGGSWKKTDPRKEIQATKEFDNQIFRHLCKMVRAWKNKCGVVMGGLLIDTLVYNFLRDNRNYDGKSYSVYHLLSLKFFEFIAGLADQEYFLALGSNQRVKVTSKFQREAKKAYDLCLDAIESDEDHIAYKKWRKIYGYYFPAPARNIANESLSLPYSFENTEEFIERDFSVDIRYSLELDCIVTQNGYRPFFLRLFKGFLAANKDLEFNASNIDVPCPYILKWKVLNIGREAERKNCIRGQIFDDKGYKQIKEKTSFSGNHLVECYVIKDNVVVARQSIIVPIEIK